One window from the genome of Natrialba magadii ATCC 43099 encodes:
- a CDS encoding MFS transporter: MHSSDRDRLVLAAVVFSVLFSQLLLYPGIATLVDVLGADAASSPVASTTLDASMWFLVSEFAAYVVFVGIWGAISDITGRRTPFIVLSAVAGAASYAALAVVPSLGSIPFEGVLLLRVLQGAMTIGALSLTMTMLMDLEGGHGRNMGAAGIAIGLGAATGAPIGGQLTELDPVAPLLAAATLLVCVGLLVSRLEDRTPASRRTARALIEGVRQRPTLSLPYAFGFVDRMTAGFFALVGTLYFQETFNLGPGATGLLLACFFAPFALLQYPLGSLSDRIGRTIPVVVGSACYGFGILGVGIAPSVGTAAMAMVVVGILGALVSPATMALVTDLADERERGTAMAGFNVAGSLGFLGGFLIGGSVAGSYGYDLAFLVVGGLEIIIALITIPIFLRLSLETGTKSPQADQ, from the coding sequence GTGCACTCGAGTGATCGTGACCGGCTCGTGCTCGCGGCGGTCGTCTTTTCCGTGCTCTTCTCGCAACTGCTGCTCTACCCGGGTATCGCGACCCTGGTCGACGTGCTGGGTGCTGATGCGGCGAGTTCGCCCGTTGCGTCGACGACGCTCGATGCGAGCATGTGGTTCCTCGTGAGCGAGTTCGCCGCCTACGTCGTCTTCGTCGGTATCTGGGGTGCAATCAGTGATATTACTGGCCGTCGAACGCCGTTCATCGTCCTGAGTGCGGTGGCCGGCGCGGCCAGTTACGCCGCGCTGGCGGTTGTCCCTTCGCTCGGCAGCATTCCGTTCGAGGGTGTCCTCCTGTTGCGCGTCCTGCAGGGTGCGATGACGATCGGCGCGCTCTCGCTGACGATGACGATGCTGATGGATCTCGAGGGCGGCCACGGGCGCAATATGGGCGCGGCCGGCATCGCTATCGGACTCGGGGCCGCAACGGGCGCGCCGATCGGCGGCCAACTGACCGAACTCGATCCGGTTGCGCCACTGCTGGCTGCGGCTACTTTGCTCGTCTGTGTTGGGCTCCTGGTCTCTCGGCTCGAGGACCGAACGCCGGCGTCTCGTCGCACCGCCCGCGCGCTGATCGAGGGAGTGCGCCAGCGGCCCACGCTGTCACTTCCTTATGCCTTCGGGTTCGTCGATCGAATGACGGCGGGCTTCTTCGCACTCGTTGGAACCCTGTACTTCCAAGAGACGTTCAACCTCGGTCCCGGCGCGACGGGACTGTTGCTCGCGTGTTTCTTTGCGCCGTTTGCCCTCCTGCAGTACCCACTCGGATCGCTTTCCGACCGAATTGGCCGGACGATCCCGGTCGTGGTCGGCTCCGCCTGTTACGGTTTCGGTATCCTCGGCGTTGGGATTGCCCCGTCTGTCGGCACCGCTGCGATGGCGATGGTCGTCGTGGGCATTCTCGGCGCGCTCGTCTCACCTGCGACGATGGCGCTCGTCACGGACCTCGCCGACGAACGCGAACGCGGGACTGCGATGGCCGGCTTCAACGTCGCTGGGAGCCTTGGCTTCCTCGGTGGCTTCCTCATCGGCGGCTCTGTCGCCGGTTCCTACGGCTACGACCTCGCGTTCCTCGTCGTTGGCGGACTCGAGATCATCATTGCACTCATCACGATCCCGATCTTCTTGCGACTGTCACTCGAGACCGGAACGAAATCACCGCAGGCCGACCAGTAG
- a CDS encoding O-acetylhomoserine aminocarboxypropyltransferase/cysteine synthase family protein, translating to MSDDASDGTDAEFGTAEFGTRSVHAGQRADPATGARAPPIYQTTSYTFPDAETAAERYALADDGYIYSRISNPTVEMLEDRLASLENGAGAVATGSGMAALDSATLILAEAGDNVVCSTDTYGGTTAYFSKTATRRDIEPKFVPTLEYDAYEEAIDEDTAFVHIETIGNPSLVTPDFERVAEIAHENGVPLVVDNTFATPALCRPLEHGADVVWESTTKWLHGSGTTVGGVLVDGGTFPWGEHGYDEIAGQNHAYHDVDFSRDFPETPFAAAARFRSLRTLGNQQSPFDAWQTLQGLESLPLRMDKHCENAAIVAEYLADHEDVAWVTQPGLESHPTHDNAARYLNDYSGMVAFGLETGYAGGKTFCESVEVAQFLANIGDAKTLVIHPASTTHGQLTPEEQEEAGVTPDLVRMSVGIEDPADILADLEQAIETATRTTMEGDGRT from the coding sequence ATGAGCGACGACGCGAGCGACGGGACCGACGCCGAGTTCGGGACGGCGGAATTCGGCACGCGGAGCGTTCACGCCGGCCAGCGAGCCGATCCGGCCACTGGTGCGCGCGCCCCGCCGATCTACCAGACGACATCCTACACCTTCCCCGACGCCGAGACCGCCGCCGAGCGCTACGCGCTGGCGGACGACGGTTACATCTACTCTCGAATCAGCAACCCCACCGTCGAGATGCTCGAGGACCGACTCGCCTCCCTCGAGAACGGCGCAGGAGCGGTCGCGACGGGCAGCGGTATGGCCGCACTCGACTCGGCTACCCTGATTCTCGCCGAAGCGGGCGACAACGTCGTCTGCTCGACCGACACCTACGGCGGGACGACGGCCTACTTTTCGAAGACCGCGACCCGCCGCGACATCGAACCGAAATTCGTGCCGACACTCGAGTACGATGCCTACGAGGAAGCCATCGACGAGGACACTGCTTTCGTCCACATCGAGACGATCGGCAACCCCTCGCTCGTCACGCCGGATTTCGAGCGCGTGGCCGAGATCGCCCACGAGAACGGCGTGCCGCTGGTGGTCGACAACACGTTCGCGACGCCGGCGCTCTGTCGGCCACTCGAGCACGGGGCCGACGTGGTCTGGGAGTCGACGACGAAGTGGCTCCACGGCTCAGGGACGACCGTCGGCGGCGTGCTCGTCGACGGCGGCACGTTCCCGTGGGGAGAGCACGGCTACGACGAAATCGCGGGCCAGAACCACGCCTACCACGACGTCGACTTCTCGCGGGACTTCCCCGAGACACCGTTCGCCGCCGCGGCCAGGTTCCGCTCGCTGCGCACCCTCGGCAACCAGCAGTCACCGTTCGACGCCTGGCAGACACTACAGGGACTCGAGTCCCTCCCGCTACGGATGGACAAGCACTGCGAGAACGCGGCCATCGTCGCGGAGTATCTGGCCGACCACGAGGACGTGGCCTGGGTCACACAGCCGGGACTCGAGTCGCATCCGACGCACGACAACGCCGCGCGCTACCTGAACGACTACAGCGGGATGGTCGCGTTCGGCCTCGAAACCGGCTATGCGGGCGGAAAAACGTTCTGTGAGAGCGTGGAAGTCGCCCAGTTCCTGGCGAACATCGGCGACGCGAAGACGCTGGTAATCCACCCCGCGAGCACGACCCACGGCCAACTCACCCCCGAGGAGCAAGAGGAGGCCGGCGTCACGCCGGATCTGGTCCGCATGTCGGTCGGCATCGAGGATCCCGCGGACATTCTGGCCGATCTGGAGCAGGCGATTGAAACCGCGACACGGACGACAATGGAGGGCGACGGACGAACATGA
- a CDS encoding cupredoxin domain-containing protein, translating to MSRDNPLSRRTALKLTGAAAATALVAGCSDDDTDDENGAANGDENGDDIDVEAWEDVDTIELDGLTAGWEGVAPDMIADEQNPTIVLFEGQEYDFTWYNQDSGTHNIVIWDENEEVVEDYQTDEVNDDEQTLSGVVATEEMAYYRCDPHNQMQGEIQVEPPLDDE from the coding sequence ATGAGTCGAGACAACCCTCTCTCCCGACGTACAGCACTGAAGCTCACGGGTGCGGCGGCCGCAACCGCACTCGTCGCAGGATGTAGCGACGACGACACTGACGACGAGAACGGCGCCGCAAACGGCGACGAGAACGGCGACGACATCGATGTCGAAGCGTGGGAAGACGTCGACACGATCGAACTCGACGGCCTGACCGCCGGCTGGGAAGGCGTCGCCCCTGACATGATCGCCGACGAGCAGAACCCAACGATCGTCCTCTTCGAGGGCCAGGAGTACGACTTCACCTGGTACAACCAGGACAGCGGAACCCACAACATCGTCATCTGGGACGAGAACGAAGAGGTCGTCGAGGACTACCAGACCGACGAGGTCAACGACGACGAGCAGACGCTCTCCGGCGTCGTCGCCACCGAAGAGATGGCCTACTACCGCTGTGACCCACACAACCAGATGCAGGGCGAGATTCAGGTCGAACCGCCGCTCGACGACGAATAA
- a CDS encoding DMT family transporter, translating into MISHRDILLFVALALVWGTAFSAIEVGLATIPPILFAALRFDIAALVFVGLVAIRELEWRPRTRTDWYAIAVAGGLLVGGHFAFLFLGQSYVSSAVAAIVLSLTPIVTPPLALALLPNQRIRAPAVLGLLVGLAGIVVIAVPGGSLDGQILGVALLFVAATLFALGSVLIEGIDESLPIISLQAWAMVVGAAVLHALSVAHPAEGLSSASLTLPSASALLYLGVASTAGGFLIYFVLLERVGAAELSLVNYATPVVAAVFGWALLGESITALTILGFALIIVGFALCKLDALWQIGGPIVGYGPRRPTFTDGSVVVSGNSYLSDRDIGIDIAADDAVADSSATAQTTPNAHGTNTTGGSASASPHGD; encoded by the coding sequence ATGATTTCACACAGAGACATCCTGCTCTTTGTCGCCCTCGCGCTCGTCTGGGGGACCGCCTTCAGCGCGATCGAGGTCGGACTCGCGACGATTCCGCCGATCCTCTTTGCGGCGCTTCGCTTCGACATCGCCGCGCTGGTCTTCGTCGGCCTCGTCGCGATCCGGGAACTCGAGTGGCGACCACGGACCCGGACTGACTGGTACGCGATCGCCGTCGCCGGCGGCCTGCTCGTTGGTGGCCACTTCGCGTTCCTCTTTCTGGGACAGTCGTACGTCTCGAGTGCGGTTGCTGCGATCGTCTTGAGTCTGACACCGATCGTGACGCCGCCGCTCGCACTTGCACTCCTGCCGAACCAGCGTATCCGCGCCCCCGCAGTGCTCGGACTGCTCGTCGGATTGGCGGGTATCGTCGTCATCGCGGTTCCCGGCGGTTCGCTCGACGGGCAGATCCTCGGCGTCGCACTGCTGTTCGTCGCGGCGACGCTGTTCGCGCTCGGTTCGGTGCTCATCGAGGGAATCGACGAGTCGCTGCCGATCATCTCCCTGCAGGCGTGGGCAATGGTCGTCGGTGCTGCCGTCTTGCACGCTCTGAGTGTTGCCCACCCTGCTGAGGGGCTTTCCTCGGCGTCGCTGACGCTCCCTTCGGCGAGCGCGCTCCTCTACCTCGGCGTGGCGTCGACGGCTGGTGGCTTTCTCATCTACTTCGTCCTTCTCGAGCGCGTGGGGGCGGCCGAACTCAGCCTGGTCAACTACGCGACGCCGGTCGTCGCTGCCGTCTTTGGCTGGGCGCTGCTCGGCGAGTCGATTACCGCACTGACGATCCTCGGCTTTGCGCTGATCATCGTCGGCTTCGCACTCTGCAAACTCGACGCGCTCTGGCAGATTGGTGGCCCGATCGTGGGCTACGGCCCGCGGCGGCCGACGTTCACGGACGGTAGCGTCGTCGTCTCCGGAAACTCCTATCTGAGTGACCGCGATATCGGTATCGATATCGCCGCTGACGACGCTGTAGCTGACTCTTCGGCGACCGCCCAGACGACGCCGAACGCACACGGCACGAACACGACTGGTGGCTCTGCGTCGGCGTCTCCACACGGCGACTAG
- the metX gene encoding homoserine O-acetyltransferase MetX: MTTTDVQSLGEFTFECGESIPELEVAYETYGEFTGDNAVLVCHALTGSAHVARRPGAGDDTAGQARAWWGDVVGPGKAVDTTEYYVVCANVPGSCYGTTGPSSTNPETGEPYGTDFPPVTIGDWTRTQRRLLDELGVGRLHTLIGGSVGGMNVLDWLSRYPDDVERAAAVATAARLDAQCLALDTVARRAITSDPNWNGGHYYGGPVPEDGLARARQIGHIMYLSKASMAQKFGRRSAGRETVREESPDPAASFFPYREVESYLDYQAEKFTDRFDANSYLYLTRAMDDYDLSTGYESDAAALAAFEGELLLLSFTGDWHFTVEQSEAVAEACREAGVDVSHHVVESDHGHDAFLVEPEKVGPPLATVLEEGLSGRTITDTTDGEKPTGESESFAPVHTSLFSK, from the coding sequence ATGACGACGACTGACGTCCAATCGCTCGGCGAGTTCACCTTCGAGTGCGGCGAGTCGATTCCCGAACTCGAAGTGGCCTACGAAACGTACGGCGAGTTCACCGGTGATAACGCTGTCCTCGTCTGTCACGCGCTGACCGGCAGCGCACACGTCGCGCGCCGCCCGGGCGCTGGCGACGACACTGCGGGGCAGGCCCGCGCCTGGTGGGGCGACGTCGTCGGTCCCGGGAAGGCAGTCGACACCACCGAGTACTACGTCGTCTGTGCGAACGTTCCTGGTTCCTGTTACGGGACGACGGGTCCCTCGAGTACGAATCCCGAGACGGGCGAGCCCTACGGCACCGACTTCCCGCCGGTCACGATCGGCGACTGGACGCGCACACAGCGTCGGCTGCTCGACGAACTCGGCGTCGGGCGGCTCCATACACTCATCGGCGGCAGCGTCGGCGGGATGAACGTCCTCGACTGGCTCTCGCGCTACCCTGACGACGTCGAACGCGCGGCGGCCGTCGCCACGGCCGCGAGACTCGACGCGCAGTGTCTCGCGCTGGATACGGTCGCACGCAGGGCGATCACGAGCGACCCGAACTGGAACGGCGGCCACTACTACGGTGGACCGGTACCCGAGGACGGCCTCGCGCGCGCTCGCCAGATCGGTCACATCATGTACCTCTCGAAGGCCTCGATGGCCCAGAAGTTCGGCCGGCGTTCGGCGGGCCGCGAAACGGTCCGCGAGGAATCACCGGACCCCGCAGCGTCGTTTTTCCCCTATCGCGAGGTCGAATCATACCTCGACTACCAGGCCGAGAAGTTCACCGACCGCTTCGACGCGAATAGCTACCTGTATCTCACGCGCGCGATGGACGACTACGACCTCTCGACCGGATACGAATCCGACGCGGCCGCACTCGCGGCCTTCGAGGGCGAACTCCTCCTTCTCTCGTTCACCGGCGACTGGCACTTCACCGTCGAACAATCCGAAGCGGTCGCCGAGGCCTGCCGCGAGGCCGGCGTCGACGTTTCTCACCACGTCGTCGAATCCGACCACGGCCACGACGCGTTCCTCGTCGAACCGGAGAAGGTCGGCCCGCCGCTGGCGACCGTACTCGAGGAGGGACTGTCCGGCCGGACGATTACGGACACGACGGATGGAGAGAAACCGACGGGGGAATCAGAGTCGTTCGCACCCGTTCATACGAGTCTGTTTTCCAAGTAA